One Dokdonia sp. Dokd-P16 genomic window carries:
- a CDS encoding thymidine kinase, giving the protein MFLENTVNHKEQFGWIEVICGSMFSGKTEELIRRLKRAQFAKQKVEIFKPAVDTRYDEEMVVSHDANEIRSTPVPAAANIPMLADGCDVVGIDEAQFFDDEIVQVCNDLANRGIRVIVAGLDMDFKGNPFGPMPNLMATAEYVTKVHAVCTRTGNLAQYSYRKAQSEDIVMLGETEEYEPLSRAAYYKAMLRDRLRKMDVETPEEITTNTSRQTPQDPN; this is encoded by the coding sequence ATGTTTCTCGAAAATACAGTAAATCATAAAGAGCAATTTGGCTGGATTGAAGTCATTTGTGGATCTATGTTCTCTGGTAAAACAGAAGAACTCATCCGCAGGCTCAAACGCGCGCAGTTTGCAAAACAAAAAGTTGAGATTTTTAAACCTGCTGTAGACACGCGCTACGATGAAGAAATGGTGGTCTCACATGACGCAAATGAAATACGTTCTACACCAGTTCCTGCAGCTGCAAATATTCCTATGCTAGCAGATGGATGTGATGTGGTGGGGATTGATGAGGCACAATTTTTTGATGATGAGATTGTACAGGTTTGCAATGATCTGGCAAATCGCGGCATACGAGTAATTGTTGCTGGTCTTGATATGGACTTTAAAGGAAATCCTTTTGGTCCTATGCCTAATCTAATGGCAACGGCAGAGTATGTAACTAAGGTTCACGCAGTGTGCACTCGTACAGGTAACCTTGCTCAATATAGTTATAGAAAAGCACAAAGCGAGGATATTGTGATGCTAGGAGAGACAGAAGAGTATGAACCACTCTCACGTGCGGCTTACTATAAAGCTATGTTGCGAGACAGACTACGTAAGATGGACGTAGAAACTCCCGAAGAAATCACAACAAATACCTCGAGGCAAACACCTCAAGACCCTAACTAA
- a CDS encoding DoxX family membrane protein, which produces MKLVHTIIRIGLGLMLLVFGLNKFFWFMPDFEFGDNVGAAHLFQAFTDSGYMWPLVGGLEVIVGLLFITKKIFPVALLALIPISVNIVLFHAVLDPPNIVPALLVAVLNGYFIYRNWNNYRHLFS; this is translated from the coding sequence ATGAAATTAGTACACACAATTATTCGCATAGGGCTAGGCTTAATGCTTCTTGTCTTTGGACTCAATAAATTTTTCTGGTTTATGCCAGATTTTGAATTTGGTGATAATGTAGGCGCAGCACATCTTTTTCAAGCATTTACAGATAGTGGTTATATGTGGCCGCTAGTAGGAGGACTAGAAGTGATTGTAGGACTTCTCTTTATAACTAAGAAGATTTTTCCTGTGGCGTTACTCGCATTGATTCCTATATCTGTAAATATTGTTCTTTTTCACGCCGTATTAGATCCACCTAATATTGTGCCTGCGCTTTTAGTAGCAGTTCTCAATGGGTATTTTATATACCGTAATTGGAATAATTATAGACATTTGTTTTCTTAG
- a CDS encoding uracil-DNA glycosylase family protein: MENLLKSIRSCNICLDLPLGPNPIVSAHPKAKVLIIGQAPGTKVHKTSIPWDDPSGKQLRKWLSCDHETFYNPKIISLIPMGFCYPGKGKSGDLPPRSVCAPQWHEQILEKLPDLELVILIGTYAQKYYLKDNTYKNLTETVRNYNKYFPKFMPLPHPSPRNRFWLHKNPWFEAQVLPVLKSAFAKAIS; the protein is encoded by the coding sequence TTGGAAAACCTATTAAAATCCATTAGATCTTGTAACATTTGTTTAGACTTACCTCTTGGTCCAAATCCAATAGTTTCTGCTCATCCAAAAGCCAAAGTACTCATTATAGGTCAAGCTCCAGGAACAAAAGTACACAAGACATCTATACCTTGGGATGACCCTAGTGGCAAGCAACTACGTAAATGGCTAAGTTGCGATCATGAGACTTTTTATAACCCTAAAATAATATCTCTAATCCCTATGGGTTTTTGTTACCCAGGCAAGGGAAAAAGTGGAGATTTACCTCCTCGATCCGTGTGTGCTCCACAATGGCATGAACAAATTTTAGAAAAACTACCGGATTTAGAGCTTGTCATTCTTATAGGCACCTATGCCCAAAAATATTACTTGAAAGACAATACTTATAAAAATCTAACAGAAACTGTTCGCAATTATAACAAATACTTTCCTAAATTCATGCCCTTACCGCACCCTTCGCCACGCAACAGATTTTGGCTGCATAAAAACCCTTGGTTTGAGGCTCAAGTTTTACCTGTGCTTAAGTCCGCTTTCGCGAAAGCGATATCTTAA
- the alr gene encoding alanine racemase gives MSITRLEIDLAALRHNYSYLRKKVAPAVKVMAVVKAFGYGSDAGSVAQELEIQGVHYFAVAYVSEGVALRDAGITTPILVLHPQPDTFDELIERCLEPSIYSVRMMELFTAFAKGKGQENYPIHLKFNTGLNRLGFLNTDVSWILDRLRENVSVKVASLFSHLVASEDPAEEEFTLNQILQFTNISKELLQALDYVPFMHMTNTSGVINYHRAHFDCVRIGIGLYGYGNNEEETKNLKPVARLKSVISQIHHIEPGQSIGYNRAYKATENMVTATLPIGHADGISRSLGNGVGYVIIAGQQAPIVGNVCMDMVMVDITGIVCKEGDDVEVFGETTSAETLAGEMQSISYELLTAIGQRVKRVILR, from the coding sequence ATGTCAATCACACGCTTAGAAATAGATCTAGCTGCCTTACGTCATAACTATTCTTATTTAAGAAAGAAGGTAGCACCCGCTGTAAAAGTTATGGCAGTAGTAAAAGCATTTGGATACGGCAGTGATGCTGGATCTGTGGCTCAAGAATTAGAAATCCAGGGGGTACATTACTTCGCTGTGGCATACGTTTCAGAAGGTGTTGCGCTTAGAGATGCTGGTATAACCACACCTATATTAGTGTTGCATCCGCAGCCAGATACTTTTGATGAGCTTATAGAGCGATGCCTTGAGCCTAGTATTTACAGCGTTAGAATGATGGAGTTGTTTACAGCTTTTGCAAAAGGCAAAGGGCAAGAAAATTACCCTATTCATTTAAAGTTTAACACAGGACTCAATAGACTAGGCTTCTTAAATACTGACGTATCATGGATTCTTGACCGCTTGCGCGAAAATGTGAGTGTAAAAGTAGCATCTCTCTTCTCACATCTTGTAGCTAGTGAAGATCCTGCCGAAGAAGAATTTACTTTAAATCAAATACTTCAATTTACAAATATCTCCAAGGAACTTCTACAAGCGTTGGATTATGTGCCATTCATGCATATGACTAATACCTCTGGAGTTATTAACTATCACAGAGCCCATTTTGATTGCGTGCGTATAGGTATAGGGTTGTATGGTTACGGTAATAATGAAGAGGAGACAAAAAATTTAAAACCAGTAGCTAGATTAAAATCTGTAATCTCACAGATTCATCATATTGAGCCTGGTCAGAGTATAGGATACAATCGAGCATACAAAGCAACCGAAAATATGGTTACCGCTACATTGCCTATTGGTCATGCAGACGGCATCTCTAGATCGCTAGGAAACGGTGTAGGTTATGTGATTATTGCGGGACAACAGGCGCCCATTGTAGGTAACGTTTGTATGGATATGGTCATGGTCGATATCACGGGTATAGTTTGTAAAGAGGGAGATGATGTGGAGGTTTTTGGAGAAACTACAAGTGCCGAAACACTGGCAGGAGAGATGCAGTCTATTTCATACGAACTCTTAACAGCGATCGGTCAACGGGTAAAACGTGTCATTCTTCGATAA
- a CDS encoding CatA-like O-acetyltransferase, whose protein sequence is MNKIDISSWKRRAHFEFFSQFEEPYFGITWQVDMTLAKQRAKEQGVSLFIYYLHKSLEAAMAIENFKYRITPDNDVVLLDTISASATLMRDNETFGFSYIPYDADITVFTKSVQSEVERIKNSDDLFPPINTDDVMHCSAIPWMDFSSITHSRLFKAKDSVPKISYGQITEKSSGTFTMPVALYVHHGLIDGLHVSRYKDMFQQLLDGKE, encoded by the coding sequence TTGAATAAAATAGATATCTCTAGCTGGAAGCGCCGCGCACATTTTGAGTTTTTCTCACAATTTGAGGAGCCTTATTTCGGGATCACTTGGCAAGTAGATATGACACTTGCAAAGCAGCGAGCAAAAGAGCAAGGAGTGTCTTTATTTATCTATTATCTACACAAGTCGCTAGAAGCTGCGATGGCTATTGAGAACTTTAAATACCGGATCACACCAGATAATGATGTGGTTTTACTTGATACTATAAGCGCTAGTGCGACGCTCATGAGAGATAATGAAACCTTTGGTTTTAGTTATATTCCATATGATGCAGATATAACGGTTTTCACAAAGTCCGTGCAGAGTGAGGTGGAGCGCATAAAAAATTCAGACGATCTTTTTCCGCCTATTAATACAGATGATGTGATGCATTGTTCTGCCATACCTTGGATGGATTTTTCATCCATTACACACTCCCGACTCTTTAAGGCAAAGGATAGCGTTCCTAAAATCTCTTACGGGCAGATAACAGAAAAATCATCTGGAACCTTTACAATGCCTGTTGCACTGTACGTGCATCATGGACTCATAGATGGCTTACATGTATCTCGATATAAGGATATGTTTCAGCAACTTCTAGACGGTAAAGAGTAG
- a CDS encoding DoxX family protein — MKVQRIIYWITTIGICAIMLYSAQMYFRNTAMVEGFFKALDYPTYVVIPLAVLKICAILMLLWRGIPWLTEWAYAGIFFDVVLAAAAHYKADHDITLTLVALVLLLASYFFGKEVRPMYR; from the coding sequence ATGAAAGTACAACGCATTATTTACTGGATCACCACAATAGGCATTTGCGCTATCATGCTCTACTCGGCTCAAATGTATTTTAGAAATACAGCGATGGTTGAAGGTTTTTTTAAAGCTCTAGATTATCCTACATATGTTGTAATACCGCTAGCGGTATTAAAAATTTGCGCAATCCTTATGCTATTATGGAGAGGTATTCCGTGGCTTACAGAGTGGGCTTATGCTGGAATATTTTTCGACGTAGTACTCGCAGCGGCTGCACACTACAAGGCAGATCATGATATTACTTTGACGCTTGTTGCACTAGTACTTCTACTTGCTTCTTACTTTTTTGGCAAAGAAGTAAGACCCATGTATCGTTAG
- a CDS encoding aspartate-semialdehyde dehydrogenase: MKVAVVGATGMVGQVMLKVLAERNFPITELIPVASERSVGKKVLYKEKEYTIHSMEDAIAARPDIAIFSAGGDTSKEFAPKFAEVGTTVIDNSSAWRMDPTKKLIVPEINATSLTKEDKIIANPNCSTIQMVLAMSPLHRDYGIKRLVISTYQSITGTGVKAVQQLENEYTGEKGEMAYPYPIHRNAIPACDVFDDNGYTKEELKLVNETQKILNDRSIAVTATAVRIPVVGGHSESVNVELRAPFEENDIRKVLNETSGVTVQDNPDTNTYPMPIYAEGKDDVYVGRIRRDYSQENTLNMWIVSDNLRKGAATNAVQIGEYLVANGLV; this comes from the coding sequence ATGAAAGTAGCGGTAGTAGGAGCCACCGGGATGGTAGGCCAAGTGATGTTAAAAGTTCTTGCAGAACGTAATTTCCCTATAACGGAATTAATACCTGTAGCCTCAGAGCGATCTGTGGGTAAGAAGGTACTATATAAAGAGAAGGAATACACCATCCACTCTATGGAAGATGCAATTGCAGCTAGACCCGATATTGCTATATTCTCGGCAGGTGGAGATACCTCAAAGGAATTTGCGCCTAAGTTTGCTGAAGTGGGAACAACCGTGATAGACAATAGTTCTGCATGGAGAATGGACCCTACTAAGAAACTTATTGTTCCAGAAATTAACGCAACTTCTCTTACTAAAGAAGATAAAATTATAGCAAACCCTAATTGCTCTACGATACAAATGGTACTTGCAATGTCACCGTTACATAGAGATTACGGTATCAAAAGGTTAGTGATTTCTACTTATCAATCTATTACAGGTACTGGAGTAAAAGCGGTGCAGCAATTAGAAAATGAATATACTGGTGAGAAGGGAGAAATGGCTTACCCTTACCCTATACACCGTAATGCAATACCGGCTTGTGACGTTTTTGATGATAACGGTTACACCAAAGAAGAGTTGAAGCTTGTAAATGAAACTCAGAAAATTTTAAATGACAGATCTATTGCGGTAACAGCAACTGCTGTGCGTATTCCAGTGGTAGGTGGTCATAGTGAATCTGTAAATGTTGAGCTCCGTGCGCCTTTTGAAGAGAATGACATTCGTAAGGTTCTTAATGAAACTTCTGGAGTAACGGTACAAGATAATCCGGATACAAATACATACCCTATGCCTATTTATGCAGAAGGTAAGGACGATGTTTATGTAGGTAGAATACGTCGTGATTACTCACAAGAGAACACGCTTAACATGTGGATTGTATCAGACAACTTACGTAAAGGTGCTGCAACAAATGCGGTACAGATAGGAGAATATCTAGTAGCTAATGGCTTAGTGTAA
- a CDS encoding TonB-dependent receptor plug domain-containing protein — protein MRILFTLLLLVAVSVQAQKITVLDVDTREPIIGVAIFNKDKSKSALTDFDGRADVTAFAKAETLYFQEVAHKDAQYSKAQIIALSNRIFLKQKDNQLTEIVLSASKFAQSRKNVPQKIVGISSEDIQRANPQTAADLLQASGSVFVQKSQQGGGSPLIRGFSTNRLLITLDGVRFNTAIFRGGNVQNVISIDPFTIDRTEVLLGPGSVIYGSDAVGGVMNFYTKQPKLSFTETNVVTGAAVARVNTANNERTGHFDINIGKRNWSFLTSASYSDYDDQRQGKHGPDDYLRTDFVQIIDGVDTAVTNDNPLVQEGSAFNSLNLMQKVRFRSNDTWDFNLGLIYATTSDYDRYDRLTRKRDGEFRAAEWFYGPQQWFMTNLQIDKEGYGSFYNRARATITYQNSKESRNDRDFGGTDFFETDENVDAFSVGLDFTKNLKSKRNKVYYGLEYVHNKVGSNGQVTDITTGTISNQASRYPDGSTWQSLAAYGSIQLELTEKTRLQSGLRYNHILLAADFSDNNEFFALPFDKADLSTGNLTGSIGVTHEISKSVSLKANLGTAFRAPNIDDVGKIFDSEPGSVVVPNPNLKSEYAYNGELGFNFNFSNALRLDVNGYYTLLENALVRRDFDLDGVTEIAYQGELSNVQAIQNASKAEVYGIEIGADAKLSKTLKLTGQFNYTSGVEQDEDGSYIPFRHAAPLFGNNHLIWTSNKWTLDASVAYSGSFDFDELAPSQQSNSHLYALDSDGNPYSPSWYELSLGSRYVLSDSWSFTANLDNITDQRYRTYSSGIAAAGRNLILAATYNF, from the coding sequence ATGCGCATACTCTTTACCCTACTCTTATTAGTAGCTGTCTCTGTACAAGCCCAAAAAATTACGGTGCTTGATGTAGATACGCGCGAACCTATAATAGGAGTTGCTATTTTTAATAAAGATAAAAGTAAAAGTGCTCTCACAGATTTTGATGGGAGAGCAGATGTGACCGCTTTCGCGAAAGCGGAAACCCTTTATTTTCAAGAAGTCGCACATAAAGATGCGCAATACAGCAAAGCTCAGATCATAGCACTTTCTAACAGAATCTTCTTAAAGCAGAAGGACAATCAGCTTACGGAAATTGTGCTCTCTGCTAGCAAATTTGCACAAAGCCGAAAGAACGTTCCGCAAAAAATAGTAGGAATCTCATCTGAAGATATACAGCGAGCAAACCCACAAACAGCTGCAGATTTGCTACAGGCAAGCGGCTCTGTATTTGTGCAAAAAAGTCAGCAGGGTGGAGGTAGTCCTTTAATAAGAGGGTTCTCTACAAATAGGCTACTCATTACGCTAGATGGCGTGCGTTTTAATACCGCAATCTTTAGAGGAGGAAACGTGCAGAATGTAATTTCCATAGATCCATTTACCATAGACCGCACAGAGGTGCTACTAGGTCCAGGATCTGTGATTTATGGTAGTGATGCTGTGGGTGGAGTGATGAACTTTTATACTAAGCAACCTAAGCTTTCATTTACAGAAACTAATGTGGTTACAGGTGCGGCCGTTGCACGTGTAAACACTGCAAATAATGAAAGGACAGGACATTTTGATATCAATATAGGGAAGCGCAACTGGTCTTTTCTTACGAGTGCAAGCTACTCAGATTATGATGACCAGCGTCAAGGGAAGCACGGTCCAGATGATTATTTGCGCACTGATTTTGTGCAAATTATTGACGGTGTAGATACTGCAGTGACTAATGATAATCCTTTGGTACAGGAGGGCTCTGCATTTAACTCCTTAAATTTGATGCAAAAAGTGCGTTTTAGGTCTAACGATACTTGGGATTTTAACTTAGGTCTTATTTATGCCACTACATCAGATTATGATCGTTATGATAGATTAACGAGAAAAAGAGATGGAGAGTTTAGGGCGGCAGAGTGGTTTTATGGTCCGCAACAGTGGTTTATGACTAACCTCCAGATTGATAAAGAGGGCTATGGTAGTTTTTACAATCGTGCAAGAGCAACCATTACGTATCAGAACTCTAAAGAGAGTAGAAATGATCGTGATTTTGGCGGAACAGATTTTTTTGAAACTGACGAGAATGTAGATGCATTTTCTGTTGGCTTAGATTTTACAAAAAATCTAAAGTCAAAACGTAATAAAGTCTATTATGGACTAGAGTATGTACACAATAAAGTAGGATCTAATGGTCAAGTAACAGATATCACTACTGGAACTATAAGCAATCAAGCTTCTCGCTATCCAGACGGATCTACATGGCAATCTCTAGCAGCTTATGGAAGTATACAATTAGAACTTACAGAGAAGACACGCCTGCAATCTGGACTGCGTTATAACCACATACTACTTGCAGCCGATTTTTCTGATAACAACGAGTTTTTTGCACTGCCTTTTGATAAAGCAGATTTAAGTACTGGAAACCTTACAGGAAGCATAGGTGTCACTCATGAAATTTCTAAGTCAGTAAGCCTCAAAGCAAATCTAGGAACAGCGTTTAGAGCACCTAACATTGATGATGTAGGTAAAATATTTGATAGCGAGCCAGGATCTGTAGTAGTTCCTAATCCTAATCTTAAATCTGAGTATGCTTACAATGGCGAACTAGGATTTAACTTCAATTTTTCTAACGCACTAAGGCTGGATGTAAACGGTTATTACACTTTGCTTGAAAACGCTTTAGTACGCCGCGATTTTGATCTTGATGGTGTAACAGAGATAGCTTATCAAGGAGAATTGAGTAACGTGCAAGCAATACAGAATGCCTCTAAGGCTGAGGTTTATGGTATAGAAATAGGCGCAGATGCAAAGCTTTCTAAAACCCTGAAACTTACAGGGCAGTTCAATTATACGAGTGGTGTAGAACAAGATGAAGATGGTAGTTACATTCCTTTTAGGCATGCGGCGCCGCTTTTTGGGAATAATCACTTAATATGGACTAGTAATAAATGGACGCTAGATGCTTCGGTGGCTTATAGTGGTTCTTTTGATTTTGACGAGCTTGCTCCTAGTCAGCAAAGTAACTCACACCTCTATGCCCTTGACAGTGATGGTAATCCTTACTCACCTAGCTGGTATGAACTTAGTTTAGGTAGTCGTTATGTGCTTTCTGATAGCTGGTCTTTTACAGCAAATCTTGATAATATTACAGACCAGCGATACCGTACATATTCATCTGGAATAGCTGCTGCGGGAAGAAATCTAATACTTGCGGCGACTTATAATTTTTAA
- the rsmI gene encoding 16S rRNA (cytidine(1402)-2'-O)-methyltransferase, which yields MSKLYLVPTPIGNLEDMTFRAIRILKEADLILAEDTRTSGKLLKYYEIGTQMMSHHMHNEHQTVDTIVKRIQAGEVIACISDAGTPAISDPGFLLTRACVEADIEVDCLPGATAFVPALVNSGFPNDKFIFEGFLPVKKGRQTRFLALQEETRTMIIYESPHKLIKTLGHFIEYFGANRPVSVSREITKLHEETVRGTATEVLAHYTNKPPKGEIVIIVGGKSK from the coding sequence ATGTCAAAACTCTACTTAGTTCCTACACCCATTGGTAATCTTGAAGATATGACCTTCCGTGCTATTCGCATACTTAAGGAAGCAGATCTTATTCTAGCTGAAGACACTCGCACGAGTGGTAAGCTACTTAAGTACTATGAAATAGGCACGCAGATGATGAGCCATCACATGCATAATGAACACCAGACAGTTGATACCATTGTTAAGCGTATTCAAGCAGGTGAGGTAATTGCATGTATAAGTGACGCAGGAACGCCCGCCATCTCTGACCCTGGTTTTTTACTTACACGTGCTTGCGTTGAGGCAGACATAGAGGTAGACTGTTTACCAGGCGCAACAGCATTTGTACCTGCGCTTGTAAATAGCGGCTTCCCTAATGATAAATTTATTTTTGAAGGATTTCTTCCCGTAAAAAAAGGGCGCCAAACTCGCTTTCTGGCACTTCAAGAAGAAACGCGCACGATGATTATTTATGAATCACCTCATAAACTCATAAAAACACTAGGTCATTTTATAGAATATTTTGGTGCAAACCGTCCGGTTTCTGTATCTAGAGAGATAACAAAATTGCACGAAGAAACTGTGCGCGGGACTGCCACAGAAGTACTCGCCCATTATACAAACAAACCTCCTAAAGGTGAGATTGTAATTATAGTAGGAGGAAAGTCAAAATAG
- the recO gene encoding DNA repair protein RecO, translating to MLVKTEAIVFSALKYGEADLIVKAFTKSSGLKSYLIRGVLKSKKGKLRVAMFQPLTHLEIEANHKDKGTLESIREAKVVTHYTSLHTEVAKSAIVFFIADVLRSSVQEEEENVPLFDFIVNASLWLDLNNTIANFHLLFLLKLSSYLGFYPDDSEVQHEYFNLMDGMFENVGASIYCRSGQDIELLKLFLGTNFDALVSIKLNQKQRTSFLNMLLQYYELHLHGFKKPRSLAVLNSIFS from the coding sequence ATGCTAGTAAAAACTGAAGCCATTGTATTTTCTGCACTCAAATATGGAGAGGCAGATCTCATTGTAAAAGCCTTTACAAAAAGTAGCGGACTCAAATCTTACCTTATTAGAGGAGTTTTAAAATCAAAGAAGGGTAAGCTTCGAGTTGCCATGTTCCAGCCGCTCACGCATTTAGAGATTGAAGCAAATCATAAGGATAAGGGAACTTTAGAAAGTATACGCGAGGCAAAAGTGGTCACGCATTACACGAGTTTACATACGGAAGTGGCAAAAAGTGCCATTGTTTTTTTTATTGCAGATGTACTTAGATCTTCTGTGCAAGAGGAAGAAGAAAATGTACCTCTCTTTGATTTTATAGTGAACGCTAGCTTATGGCTAGATTTAAATAATACGATTGCAAATTTTCATTTATTATTTCTTTTGAAGTTAAGCAGCTACTTAGGTTTTTATCCTGATGACTCAGAGGTTCAGCATGAGTACTTTAACTTGATGGACGGGATGTTTGAAAATGTAGGAGCAAGTATTTACTGTCGTTCTGGGCAAGATATCGAGTTGTTAAAGTTATTCTTGGGCACAAATTTTGATGCACTAGTTTCTATCAAACTAAACCAAAAACAGCGCACCTCTTTTCTCAACATGCTATTACAGTATTATGAGTTACATTTACACGGTTTTAAAAAACCTAGATCACTAGCGGTGCTCAACTCAATTTTCAGTTAA
- the mscL gene encoding large conductance mechanosensitive channel protein MscL has translation MLKEFKDFIMTGNVIDLAIAVILAGAIGLVVKGFVGDIMMPIVGHFAGGVDFADLKIVLDEAVMVDGAVATPENAIMYGNWINAIINLIIVGFVLFMIVKAYNKTKKPVVEEVAADPGPSEIDLLKEIRDSLKK, from the coding sequence ATGTTAAAAGAATTTAAGGATTTCATCATGACGGGTAACGTCATTGACCTAGCAATAGCAGTAATACTTGCTGGAGCGATTGGACTTGTAGTAAAAGGATTTGTAGGAGACATCATGATGCCTATTGTAGGTCACTTTGCTGGAGGTGTTGATTTTGCAGATTTAAAAATAGTTCTTGACGAGGCGGTAATGGTAGACGGTGCTGTAGCAACTCCAGAAAATGCAATTATGTATGGAAACTGGATTAATGCAATCATTAACTTAATCATCGTTGGTTTTGTACTTTTCATGATTGTAAAAGCTTACAACAAAACTAAGAAGCCAGTTGTAGAAGAAGTAGCAGCAGATCCAGGACCATCTGAAATCGATTTATTAAAAGAAATCAGAGATTCTCTTAAGAAATAA